One Gelria sp. Kuro-4 DNA segment encodes these proteins:
- a CDS encoding nitrate/sulfonate/bicarbonate ABC transporter ATP-binding protein produces the protein MADLIKLEHVAQQYEVGDQKVTVLDDINLTVREGEFLGILGPSGSGKSTLLRIIAGLVKPTGGTVLYRGQALTGVNPGAGFVFQTFALFPWLTVLENVELGLKQKNLTPKERRRKALAAIDIVGLDGFENAYPKELSGGMRQRVGFGRALAVEPDVLLMDEPFSALDVLTAENLRRDFLELWLEKKLPTRAVILVTHGIEELVYMADRAVVLSGHPAHVVADIPIDLPHWRDREDPAFMARVDELYRVLTRKERETDHRTLPATEEKRFTPVPPVRAGAMTGLIEMLEDMDGKADLYRLADDLILDVEDFLPIVQGVELLGFARVEAGDIELTPKGAAFAEASVLERKDIFRQQVLERVPALKRIIHVIKTKSNRRLPREFLLEILERQFGVSEAQRQLETLVDWGRYAEVIGYDEHTHNLFLEEFFADGSAR, from the coding sequence GTGGCGGATCTGATTAAGCTGGAACATGTCGCGCAGCAGTACGAGGTCGGTGACCAGAAGGTGACAGTTCTGGATGACATCAACCTCACCGTGCGTGAGGGAGAGTTTTTGGGCATTCTCGGCCCCTCCGGCTCGGGCAAATCCACACTCCTTCGGATCATCGCCGGCCTCGTTAAGCCGACCGGCGGCACCGTCCTCTACCGGGGTCAGGCGCTCACCGGTGTCAATCCCGGCGCAGGCTTTGTCTTTCAGACCTTCGCCCTTTTCCCCTGGTTGACCGTCCTGGAAAACGTTGAACTGGGCCTGAAGCAGAAGAACCTGACGCCGAAGGAGCGCCGCCGGAAGGCCCTGGCGGCCATCGACATCGTCGGTCTGGACGGTTTTGAAAACGCCTACCCCAAGGAGCTTTCCGGCGGCATGCGGCAGCGCGTCGGCTTCGGCCGCGCTCTGGCGGTGGAGCCAGACGTGCTGCTCATGGATGAACCCTTTTCGGCCCTGGACGTGCTCACCGCCGAGAACCTGCGCCGCGACTTCCTCGAGCTCTGGCTGGAAAAGAAGCTCCCCACCCGGGCCGTCATCCTCGTAACCCACGGCATCGAAGAGCTGGTGTACATGGCCGACCGGGCGGTGGTGCTCTCCGGCCACCCGGCGCACGTGGTGGCGGACATTCCGATAGACCTGCCCCACTGGCGGGACCGGGAAGACCCGGCGTTTATGGCCCGGGTGGATGAGCTCTACCGCGTCCTGACCCGCAAGGAGCGGGAGACGGACCACCGGACGCTGCCGGCGACGGAAGAAAAGCGCTTCACCCCTGTCCCGCCCGTACGGGCCGGCGCCATGACGGGGCTCATCGAGATGCTGGAAGACATGGACGGCAAGGCCGACCTGTACCGCCTGGCCGACGACCTGATCCTCGATGTGGAAGACTTTCTGCCCATTGTGCAGGGCGTGGAGCTTTTGGGGTTTGCGCGGGTGGAGGCCGGCGACATCGAGCTTACTCCTAAGGGCGCAGCCTTCGCCGAAGCCTCGGTGCTGGAGCGCAAGGACATCTTTCGGCAGCAGGTGCTGGAGCGCGTGCCGGCCCTGAAGCGCATCATCCACGTCATCAAGACCAAGTCCAACCGCCGCCTGCCGCGCGAATTTCTGCTGGAGATCCTGGAGCGGCAGTTCGGGGTTTCGGAGGCCCAGCGCCAGCTGGAAACCCTGGTGGACTGGGGGCGCTACGCCGAGGTGATCGGCTACGACGAGCACACCCACAACCTCTTTCTGGAGGAGTTTTTCGCCGACGGCAGCGCCCGGTAA
- a CDS encoding ABC transporter permease subunit — MPVFVRPDLPKKRHSPWIDLCVLVAITGLFYLLIHLGRQMGAPLATALGPGLSLDPRELPYYAARSLLRMVIALVLSFLFTVVYGYVAAYVPGADKILVPLLDVLQSVPVLGFLSVSLTGLMALFPGSTLGVELAAIFAIFTSQVWNMTFSFYYSLRSIPRDLKEASAVYGLNWWRRLTSVELPFAAIPLVWNAMMSFGGGWFFLAASEAISVLGRDIRLPGIGSYLATATSEGNTQALFYALLTMAGLIVLVDQVFWRPLVAWSQRFKLEETAGGERPRSWLLEVLRRSLILDRLGEHVLRPLEEGLERLLAPPETGARPKPVPPRRWARWIIPLAAGLVFLVLLPYARAGVVLIARLGAAELWYVVVLGFYTLLRTSAAVLLGALWAVPVGVAIGLNPRLNQVAQPLTQLAASFPANMLFPFFGLLYVRYGLSFELGAVPLMMLGTQWYILFNVIAGASGLPADLKEAAVILKLSRWETWRVLILPGILRALVTGGVTAAGGAWNASIVAEILDLKGHELTASGLGAYITQATRAGNWGQIIWGILVMSLFVVTVNRLFWRRLYQLAEEKYSL, encoded by the coding sequence ATGCCGGTTTTTGTCCGTCCGGATTTACCGAAAAAGCGCCACTCGCCCTGGATTGACCTCTGCGTGCTCGTCGCCATCACCGGCCTGTTTTACTTACTGATACACCTGGGGCGGCAGATGGGGGCACCCCTGGCCACGGCGCTGGGACCCGGTTTATCGCTCGACCCGCGTGAGCTGCCCTACTACGCGGCGCGTTCGCTCCTGCGCATGGTCATTGCGCTGGTCCTTTCCTTTCTCTTTACAGTCGTTTACGGCTACGTGGCGGCGTACGTGCCGGGGGCGGACAAGATTCTCGTTCCCCTGCTCGACGTGCTGCAGTCGGTCCCGGTGCTCGGGTTTCTCTCGGTGAGTTTAACCGGGCTTATGGCTCTCTTCCCGGGTAGCACCCTTGGAGTGGAGCTGGCCGCGATTTTCGCCATCTTTACGAGCCAGGTCTGGAACATGACCTTCAGCTTTTATTACTCGCTCCGGAGCATCCCGCGGGATCTCAAAGAGGCCAGCGCCGTCTACGGCCTCAACTGGTGGCGGCGCCTCACCTCTGTAGAGCTGCCGTTCGCCGCCATACCCCTGGTGTGGAACGCCATGATGTCCTTCGGCGGCGGGTGGTTTTTCCTGGCCGCCAGCGAGGCCATCTCCGTACTGGGGCGGGACATCCGCCTGCCCGGCATCGGCTCTTACCTGGCCACCGCCACCAGCGAAGGGAACACCCAGGCGCTCTTCTACGCACTCCTCACCATGGCCGGCCTGATTGTTCTGGTGGACCAGGTTTTCTGGCGGCCGCTGGTGGCTTGGTCGCAGCGCTTCAAGCTGGAAGAGACGGCCGGAGGGGAACGGCCCCGCTCCTGGCTGCTGGAGGTACTGCGCCGTTCGCTGATCCTGGACCGGCTGGGCGAGCACGTGTTGCGCCCGCTGGAAGAGGGGTTGGAGCGGCTTCTGGCACCGCCGGAAACCGGAGCGCGCCCCAAACCGGTCCCGCCGCGGCGCTGGGCCAGGTGGATTATCCCTCTGGCCGCGGGGCTTGTGTTCCTGGTCCTTCTTCCCTACGCCCGCGCCGGGGTCGTGCTCATCGCCCGGCTGGGTGCCGCCGAGCTCTGGTACGTGGTGGTCCTCGGCTTTTACACCTTACTGCGCACCTCGGCGGCGGTCCTCCTGGGGGCGCTCTGGGCCGTGCCTGTGGGCGTCGCCATCGGCCTTAACCCGCGCCTGAACCAGGTTGCCCAGCCGCTCACGCAGCTGGCGGCCTCTTTCCCGGCCAACATGCTCTTCCCCTTTTTCGGCCTTCTCTATGTGCGCTACGGTTTGAGCTTTGAGCTGGGGGCCGTGCCGCTCATGATGCTGGGCACCCAGTGGTACATCCTCTTTAACGTCATCGCCGGCGCCTCCGGGCTGCCCGCCGACCTCAAAGAAGCGGCGGTTATCCTCAAGTTGTCGCGCTGGGAAACCTGGCGGGTACTGATTCTCCCCGGTATCCTGCGCGCCCTGGTGACGGGCGGCGTCACCGCTGCCGGCGGGGCCTGGAACGCCAGCATCGTGGCGGAGATACTGGACCTTAAGGGGCACGAACTGACGGCCAGCGGGCTGGGCGCCTACATCACCCAGGCCACCCGCGCCGGCAACTGGGGCCAGATCATCTGGGGGATTCTGGTGATGTCGCTCTTCGTGGTCACGGTAAACCGGCTCTTTTGGCGGCGGCTCTACCAGCTGGCCGAAGAGAAGTACAGCCTGTGA